In Helicobacter anatolicus, the sequence TGAAGCATTGAGCTTTAAGCGAGATTTTTTTAGACTGAAACATGTTGATTTAAAACAATTTAATTTTTCACATATTTTAATAGATCCTCCACGAAGTGGTATAGGTGATGTAAAAATGCTTGAATTTATACAAAATTTTAGTGTGATAGTTTATATTTCTTGTAATCCCTTTAGTTTAAAAAAAGATTTAGAAGTTTTGTTGCAAAGTCATAGGATTACAAAAAGTGCTATTTTTGATCAATTCCCTTACACATATCATATGGAATGTGCCTTAATTTTAGAAAAAAGATTCTAATCCTCACCTTCTCCTTATTTTTAAAACTAAGATGATGGAAATTGTTATGGTAGCACAAAGAAAACCTCTTAGCTTTCAATCTTTGCTTTTTAACAAACCAAAAAAATATTCATTACAGATTTTAGAATAAGTATAATGGGCTGGGTGCTTGACAACAAGGAATGCTACATTTTTCATTAGGGGTTTTAGTATAAGTAGAGTGGGGTTAAATGCTAATAGCGTAGTTTTTCTTTCTTTCACTAGAACTGCCTATGTTAAGTTGTTTGCGGTATTTTGTGATTGTGCGTCTTACCATTTTAATAGAGAATTTTTCCTCTATAAGTTCAAGGATTTTTAGATCGCTAAGGGGTTTTTGCTTATTTTCATTTTTGATAAGATTGTGAATAAAATCTTTGATAGAAGCATTGCTCGTATCCCCATCAATTGCGGTAGTAAAGAAATTTTTGATAGGAAAGATTCCGCGATTGCATTCTAGATACTTATTAGAAATGGCTCGTGAGATAGTGCTTGGAGAATGTCCAAATTCATCGGCTAAATCTTTGAGTTTCATCGGCCTAATTTCGCCACCCATGAAAAAATCATATTGATATTCCACAATCATTAATCCGATTTTTCGTAGCGTTTGTTTTCTCATATCAAGTGCATCTACTAAATCCCTAGCATCTCTTAATTTATTTTTCAAATATTGATCATTTTCTTTGACTTTTATAATATCAATATGTACTTGAGGATAGTAGTCATCATTAAGTGATACAGAAATCTCTCCATCTTCTTCTAAGACAAGAATATCAGGAATCACACAAGGATCAGAATCGATAAATGCTAGTGCTGGAGGGGTTTGGAAGGTTTTGATAAGATTTAAGGCTTGATTGTAAAGAGGGTGAGAATTTAGCTTTGTATGATTCTCAAGATTCTTAATAATTTTACTTGCAAGATCATAGATTTCATCAGAAATATTTTCTGCATCTTGTAGATGGAACAAAAAACATTCTTTAATATCTTTAGATCCAATACCCTTTGGCTCCAAAAAAGAAAATCTTTGGCGGATTTTTTCATATTCTTCAGGGCTTATTTGCATTTCTTTTGCACACTCTAAAAGATCTCTGTCAAAATATCCCTCTTCATTAATGTTGTCAATAATATGCATCGCAATTTTTTGAGAAATTTCTGTGGGAAAAAGTGGCGGCATGATTTGTTCTTCTAGAATCTGATAAAGTCCTTTAGTTTGGATGCTAAGTGCTTCAATTTTATCACCTATAGAGTTTTTGATTGGGGAACTTGGATGAGGTTTTTTGAGTTTGGAACTAAAATCTTGCGTGATGGAACTTTGTATATGGATATAGGGATTTTCAAGAGCATACTCATTAATGGTTTCTTCAATTTCCAAAATATTACTTTGTAAGATAGGGAGCCAGTTTTTTAGGGTAGCAGAAAGTTTACCTTTGATTTGGAGATTCTGGCGGAGTTTTGGAGCGGCCATTTTATACCTTGAAATTTTCGCCTAAGTAGTATTTTAAAACAAGCGGATTGGTATAGATTTCCGCACTTGTTCCATTTGCTAAAAGCTCTCCACTTTTAATTACATAAGCACGATTGCAAACTGAGAGTGTTTCTCTTACATTGTGATCAGTGATAAGTACACCAATACCTAAAGTAACAAGTTTTTGAATGATTTTTTG encodes:
- a CDS encoding RNA polymerase factor sigma-54; the encoded protein is MAAPKLRQNLQIKGKLSATLKNWLPILQSNILEIEETINEYALENPYIHIQSSITQDFSSKLKKPHPSSPIKNSIGDKIEALSIQTKGLYQILEEQIMPPLFPTEISQKIAMHIIDNINEEGYFDRDLLECAKEMQISPEEYEKIRQRFSFLEPKGIGSKDIKECFLFHLQDAENISDEIYDLASKIIKNLENHTKLNSHPLYNQALNLIKTFQTPPALAFIDSDPCVIPDILVLEEDGEISVSLNDDYYPQVHIDIIKVKENDQYLKNKLRDARDLVDALDMRKQTLRKIGLMIVEYQYDFFMGGEIRPMKLKDLADEFGHSPSTISRAISNKYLECNRGIFPIKNFFTTAIDGDTSNASIKDFIHNLIKNENKQKPLSDLKILELIEEKFSIKMVRRTITKYRKQLNIGSSSERKKNYAISI